One Megalops cyprinoides isolate fMegCyp1 chromosome 4, fMegCyp1.pri, whole genome shotgun sequence genomic window carries:
- the nudt18 gene encoding 8-oxo-dGDP phosphatase NUDT18, translating to MGSEALILEDNVEKILNGEGFEIKELDSVPEQVTAVALRKTVCYIVSAVIFNTKNEVLMMQEAKPECYRRWYLPAGRMEETESIVEGMRREVKEETGLDCQPITLLLVQEQGMQWIRFVFLAEVTGGTLKTEEEADAESIQAQWWDRESPLPLRCRDILCLIDAGLKYREKPWFSPVLPADIPCHIICQRLLLTFCNPDGDVWVLLGSAGDLHLPVTLSVRSHAVTWSSHRLVKECMPSSYNQLNVKTWGILGVQHNGRIPGKTDGICFNTLVSVGYTSEASEASQPPVLEGPGFQWQKVDSLPLRDRIRERMTSGSLLPLHNLYC from the exons ATGGGTTCCGAAGCCTTAATTTTAGAGGATAATGTGGAGAAGATTTTAAACGGGGAAGGATTCGAAATAAAAGAATTAGATTCTGTCCCTGAACAAGTCACCGCTGTAGCCCTGCGGAAAACCGTTTGCTACATTGTGAGTGCCGTCATCTTCAATACAAAG AATGAGGTGCTGATGATGCAGGAGGCTAAGCCTGAGTGCTACAGGCGCTGGTACCTCCCAGCAGGTCGCATGGAGGAGACCGAGAGCATCGTGGAAGGCATGAGGAGAGAAGTGAAGGAGGAGACCGGACTGGACTGCCAGCCCATCACCCTGCTGCTGGTACAAGAACAGGGGATGCAGTGGATCAGATTCGTTTTTCTGGCTGAAGTCACAG GGGGCACCCtcaagacagaggaagaggctgaTGCAGAGTCAATCCAAGCTCAGTGGTGGGACAGAGAGTCCCCACTCCCACTGAGGTGTCGGGACATCCTGTGCCTGATTGATGCGGGTCTAAAATACAGAGAGAAGCCCTGGTTCTCTCCAGTCCTTCCTGCAGACATCCCTTGCCACATCATCTGTCAGAGACTTCTCCTGACCTTCTGCAACCCCGATGGAGACGTGTGGGTCTTGCTGGGCAGTGCTGGAGACCTGCACCTTCCTGTCACCCTGTCTGTCAGATCCCATGCAGTTACCTGGTCCAGCCACAGACTGGTAAAGGAGTGCATGCCCTCTTCCTACAACCAGCTCAATGTCAAAACCTGGGGCATTCTGGGAGTGCAGCACAATGGGAGGATCCCAGGGAAGACGGATGGGATTTGCTTCAACACGCTGGTGTCTGTGGGGTACACCAGCGAGGCGTCAGAGGCCAGCCAGCCACCTGTGCTGGAGGGCCCTGGGTTTCAGTGGCAGAAAGTGGACAGTCTTCCCTTAAGGGACAGGATTCGGGAGAGAATGACCTCTGGGTCCCTCCTCCCACTGCATAATCTGTATTGCTGA